Below is a window of Rhodoglobus vestalii DNA.
GCGGAGAGTGGGCCGGTGGAGACGGCGGGGGCTGACTATGAGCGGGCGATTGTTGCGGCGGGTGGTGTTGATCTTCAGATTTTGGGAATTGGTTCGACGGGTCATATTGGTTTCAATGAGCCGGGGTCGTCGTTTGCGTCACTCACCCGGGTGAAGACCCTCACGCAGCAGACCCGGCTGGACAATGCGCGCTTCTTTGATTCGCCCGAGCTGGTGCCGACGCACTGTGTTACGCAGGGGCTCGGCACGATTCAGCGTGCCGGGCATCTGGTGCTGATCGCGTTCGGTGAGGCGAAAGCTGCGGCACTCGCGGGTGCTGTGGAGGGTCCGGTGACGGCGAGCCTGCCGGGATCGGCAATTCAGTTGCACTCAACTGTCACGGTAATTGTGGATGAGGCTGCGGCATCCGAGCTCACGTTCGCAGACTATTACCGCTATTCGTGGGAGAACCGCCTCGACTGGGAGCGGCTGCACTAGCGGCGCGAGGGTGCCGCGACAGCCTTTAGCGGAAGATGATGGTGCGGGCGCCGTCGAGTAGTACCCGATTTTCGGCAAACCATCTCACCGCTTGGGTGAGGGTTCGGCTTTCTTCGTCTTGACCGATCGACACCAGCTCTCGTGGGGTGCTGGCATGATCGACCCGCACCACGTTCTGCTCGATGATGGGGCCCTCATCGAGGTCGCTCGTCACGAAGTGAGCGGTGGCACCGATGAGCTTCACGCCGCGAGCGTGGGCCTGCTTGTAGGGGTTGGCTCCTTTGAAGCCGGGAAGGAAGGAGTGGTGGATGTTGATGATTTTGCCGCTCAACTGTGCGCACAGTTCGGGCGAGAGGATCTGCATGTAGCGGGCCAGCACTACCAGCTCAATGTCGTTCTGCTCGACGACCTCGAGGACGCGATCTTCGAAAGCCAGCTTCTGGCCCGGTGTCGTGACGGGGTGTGATTCGAACGGCACCTCATAGAACTTGGCAAGCGAACCCAGATCGGGGTGATTGCTCATGATGAGCGGCAGTTCGATCGTCAGCTGTCCGGCCCGCTGGCGGTAGAGCAGATCGTTGACACAGTGCCCGGCCTTGGATGCCAAAACGAGGGTGCGAAGGGGCCGCCCCACAACGTCGAGTTGCGATTCCATCGCGTACCGCTCGGTCACGGGGGCGAGAGCCTGCTCGAAAATCTCGCGCGGAGCATCCGATTCCACCTGCAAACGCATGAAGAAGCGACCGGTGTCGTCACTGGAGAACTGCTGCGATTCGGTGATGTTTCCGCCGGCTTCAACGATCGCGCCGCTGATGGCGTGCACGATGCCGGGCTTATCGTCACAGGTGAGAGTCACGATCCAGTGTGTTGAGGTGGTCACAGATTCAGCGTACCGGTGCCAGCGGTAGGATTAGGTCCATATGAGTTCGCCACGTATTTCTTCAGATTCTTCGTTTCAGGCCTTTCCGTGGGCAGGGCTTTTCACCCTCTCGGCACTCATTTTTACCTCGGTTACGAGCGAGTGGTTGCCGACCGGCTTGTTGCCCGAGATTGCCACTGAGCTGTCGGTCTCTGAGTCACAGGTCGGGCTGCTTATCACCATCTTTGCGGCCACCGTTGTGATTTCGACCGCCCCACTTGCCGCCCTTACCCGCAACTATTCGCGCAAGTCACTTGTGATCACCGTGCTGCTGGTGTTTGTTGTCGGAAACCTGTTGGCCGCGGCGGCACCCAACTATGCGGTACTCGTTGTTGCTCGAGTGATTGGCGGCCTGTCGCACGGACTCTTTTGGGCAGTGGTTGGTGCGTACTCTGCGCACCTCGTGCCGGCCCACCAAGTCGGTCGGGCTGTTGCCGTCACTAGCGCCGGAGCCACCGCTGCGTTCGTGCTTGGCGTACCCGTCGGCACCGCTCTCGGTCACGCTCTCGGGTGGCGACTCGCCTTCGTCGTGATTGCGATCATCATCCTTGCGCTCACGATTATGGTCGTGCGGGTACTGCCCCCGGTCGACCACCGCCACACCCTCTCCACCGGCGAGATTTCGATCCCGCTGCGCAAAGACCGTTCGGTTCCCGGGGTGATCTACGTGTGCATCCTGGTTGCGCTGGTGATGCTCGGCCACAACCTCTTTTATACGTACATCGTTCCGTACCTCATCGGGCCGGCGGGCATCGAGCCCGGTGCGGTCGCGGGCATACTGCTCATATTCGGAGCTGCGGGTGCTGTCGGCCTTGCGCTCGCGGGGCTTCTCGTCGACCGCTTTCCGCGCAGCATCATCTCGGTCACGGTCGCTCTCGTGGCAATCTGTGCGGCACTGCTCGGCCTATTCCCCGCCGAACCCTGGATCATGTTCCCCGTCATTATCGTCTGGGGAATGGCGTTCGGCGGCGTGCCCGCGATGATTCAGACGCGCCTCCTGCAGCTCGCATCCCCACGCATGCGCGATGTCGGTTCGGCCTATCTTACGACGTCGTTCAACATCGGGATCGGTGGCGGCGCACTCTTCGGCGGCATCCTGCTCGACCAGTACGGCATCCTTTCGCTGCCGGCAGTCGACGCCGTCATTCTTGGTATCGCGGTCGTGTTCGCGATCGTCGGTGGTGAACTGCTCAGGCGTCGGGATGGCCGGGCCGCGGCACTTCGCGACCTGCAGCCCACACCGCCCGCACCCTAAAGTCGGCGTCGAGAAGCACGGCGTCGGCGGCGAACCCAGCAGCAAGAGAGCCCAGATCGCCAGCGCGTCCGATTGCGCGAGCCGGCACGACGGTGGCGGCCGCAACAGCCTGCGGAACGCTCAGGCCGACCTCGGTGATGGCTCGACGCACCGCGGCATCCATTGTCAAAGTTGAACCGGCAATTGCGCCACTGTCACTCAACCGGGCGACGCCATCGTTCACGGTGACAGCGAGCGAACCGAGTAGGTAGTGCCCGTCGGTGGAGCCGGCTGCGGCCATCGCGTCGGTGACGAGCGCGACGCGACCGGGGGCCAACGCAAACAACATCTTCACAACATCCGGATGCACGTGCACGCCGTCATTGATGACTTCGAGTGTCACGGACTCGCGACGGATCGCTGCCGTGATTGGGCCCGGTTCGCGGTGGTGGATGCCCTTCATGGCGTTGAAGGCATGGGTGAGCAGTCGTGCTCCGGCATCGAACGCGGTGAGGGTTTGCTCGTAGTCGGCCGAGGTGTGGCCAACAGCTACCGTGACGCCCGCTTTGGTGAGTTGGGTGATCGCAACGGCGGCTCCGTCGAGTTCGGGGGCCATTGTGATCTGCCGCAGAGTGCCCGCGGCAGCAGCCAGAAGTTTATCGATCTCGCGCGGCGTCGGGTTGCGCAGCACTTCAGGGCTGTGGGCGCCCTTGAATGCCGCGTCGAGGAATGGGCCCTCGAGGTGACTGCCGAGTACGAGGGGGTCAATTGCTGTGACGTCAGCTATTGCCGCAAGGTTCTTTACGAGACTCGCGTGATCGCCGCTAACCAAAGAGATGACCGAGCGGGTGGTGCCGTGGGCGCGGTGCACACTCAGGGCGCGTCGGATCGCGTCGGCACCATCATCGAAAGCGGCACCATTTCCCCCATGACAGTGGATATCGATGAAGCCGGGCGTGAGGTACCCACCTGCTGCGTCGGTGACGTTGGTGTCACCGCTCGTGTGTGCTCTCCACGCCTCGCCCACCCCGTTCGCGCTAATTGTGTCGCCGCTGGACGCCACCCAACCGTCGACGACAATCGCGTCGGCTGTGACGAGCTGTGCAGAATGGATGATGTGGTCGTTCACGATTACCAGCTTAGGCGCAGCTTAGATCTGCGATCGCTCTCGCGAGGTTGACCAGCACCGGGTAGATTTGATGTATCCACCCCAGTCTCAAGGAGCCCATCTGTGTCAACCTTCCTTTCGCCTCTGTCTGAGGTAGATCCCGAGATCGCTGCCGTTCTCGGTCAAGAACTCGAACGCCAGCGCAACACCCTCGAGATGATCGCGAGTGAGAACTTCGTCCCCCGTGCTGTCCTTGAAGCCCAGGGCTCGGTTCTCACCAACAAATACGCGGAGGGCTACCCGGGACGCCGCTATTACGGCGGTTGTGAATTTGTGGACATCGCAGAGCGCCTCGCCATCGAGCGCGCCAAGAGCCTGTTCGGTGCCGCCTACGCCAACGTTCAGCCGCACTCGGGTGCATCCGCCAACGCCGCCGTCATGTCGGCCATCGCACAGCCCGGTGACCGCATCCTCGGCCTCTCCCTCGATCATGGCGGGCACCTCACCCACGGTATGCGTCTCAACTTCTCGGGCAAGCTCTACGAAGCTCACGCCTACGGTGTGAATGAGCAGACCGGTCTTCTCGAAATGGAGACCGTGCGCGCCAAAGCCATCGAGGTCCAGCCCAAGGTGCTCATCGCCGGTTGGTCAGCTTATTCGCGCACGCTCGACTTCGCGGCGTTCCGCGCGATCGCCGACGAGGTTGGGGCGATTCTGTGGGTAGACATGGCGCACATTTCAGGCCTTGTGGCCGCCGGACTGCACCCCTCACCGGTGCCCTACGCCGATGTTGTGTCGTCGACCGTGCACAAGACCCTCGGTGGTCCGCGTGCGGGCTTCATCCTCACCAACAACGTCGATATCGCGAAGAAGATCAACTCCAATGTGTTCCCCGGTCAGCAGGGTGGGCCGCTCATGCACGTGATCGCCGCCAAGGCGACCGCATTCATGCTGGCGGCATCCGATGAGTTCAAAGATCGCCAGCAGCGCACCGTTCGTGGGGCCCAAATTCTTGCTGAACGACTCGTTCAGAAAGACATGACAGACCTCGGCGTTGACGTGCTCACGGGAGGCACCGATGTGCACCTGGTGCTCGTCGACCTGCGGAAGTCTGAACTGAACGGTCAAGAAGCCGAAGACCTGCTGCACTCCGTCGACATCACCGTCAACCGCAACGCGGTTCCCGCCGACCCGCGTCCACCAATGGTGACCTCCGGTCTGCGCATCGGAACACCCGCGCTCGCCACCCGCGGATTCGCTGACGCCGAATTCACCGAAGTGGCCGACATCATCGCCGAAACGCTCAAGCCGGGAGCCGACCTCGCCGCACTGAAGGTTCGTGCCCGCGCGCTCGCCGATGCCTTCCCGCTCTATGAAGGACTCGAAAGCCCCGGTAGCTGGTCTTAATCAGCCCCGCTAGAGAGCCCGCCGCCGCGTAAACATGGTGACGGGCTCTTTAGCGTTTAATAGACGTGGCAGTCGTGCAGGCAGCTGCACACGCATTAGCCCGATTCGAAGGGAAAACGATGACCGCAGTGAAACTTGACGGTGTCGCCACCGCAACCGCGCTAAAGAACGAACTGCGTGTTCGCGTGGATGTCCTCAAAGCCCGTGGAATTACTCCCGGCCTCGGCACGCTACTCGTCGGCGACGACCCGGGCTCGCGTTCCTACGTAACCGGCAAGCACCGCGACTGTGCCGAAGTGGGCATCGAATCTATCCGCGTCGATCTGCCAGCTACGGCATCCGCTGACGAAGTTCGGGATGCCATTGTTGCGTTAAACGAGAACGCTGCTGTCACCGGATACATCATTCAGCTGCCGCTGCCCGCCGGTCTTGATGAGAACGCGATGCTCGAACTCATGGATCCCGCCAAGGACGCGGACGGTCTGCACCCCACCAACCTTGGCCGTCTCGTGCTCGGTGTTGGTACGACGCTTGATTCGCCGTTGCCGTGCACCCCGGCCGGAATCGTCGAAATGCTTGAACGCTATGACGTACCGATTGCTGGTAAGCACGTTGTCGTTGTCGGTCGCGGGATCACGGTCGGTCGCCCCCTCGGACTTGTGCTCACTCGCAAGGGACTGGATGCCACGGTCACCCTCACTCATTCCCGCACCACCCAGCTCGAAACGCATGTTCGCCAGGCGGATATCGTGGTTGCGGCTGTCGGCTCTGCTGGCCTTATCCGCCCTGAATGGATCAAGCCGGGCGCTGCGGTGCTCGATGTCGGAATCACTCGTGTCGTCGACGAGGCAACCGGCAAGGGGCGACTCGTCGGAGACGTTGACCCCGGTGTTGCGGAGGTCGCGGGTTACCTTTCGCCGATGCCCGGCGGTGTCGGGCCGATGACCCGTGCGATGCTCGTCAAGAACGTTGTTGAGGCGGCAGAACGGCTTGCACAGTGACCAAGAAGCGCCCCCCGACCACGCCGCCCGCCTACCCGGGGATGCGCACCCCTCGCAAGCGCCGCTTCCCCTGGGCTCGCCTTTGGGTGTGGACGGGCACCGTCGTTGGGATTGGGTTCATCGTCGCGTTCGTGCTCAAGGTTGTGGCTTAGCGGTCGCGCACGGCACCCTGTGACGGCGACACTTCCTCCACGGTCGGTTGCCCCATCGCGTGCTCGGCGAATGCGCCATCGAGCGCAACCCGCACCCGGGATGCCGTGTCGGTGTCGACGAGGGCGACGGCTACTCCGCTGAAGGGGCGGCCGAGCATCCGCGCCCCTAAAGCACCGGCGGCAACGGCAGTTTCGACGGCGAGGTCAACTTCGGTGGTGGAGATCCGGTAGTCGTCACGCAGGCTCACGTGCGAGGCGTCGAGTAGGGCGCCAAGCAGCCGGGGTGTCTCGTCACGGATGGCGAGCACCGCATCGCGTATCCGCTGGTTCTCGGTGACCGTGTGCAGGGTTCGGCGCACCTCGTCGTCGGCTGTCGCCGTTTCGAGGGCATCAGCGGTCGGGGCATCGGTGTCGATCACGAGCAGTTCGAGGCCGGCGGTCGTCCAGTCCAGTGGCAGTGGCTCGGGGCGACTCTCACCCTCAAGCCGCACGAGCGCGTGGTCGTTGAGCGCAAACACGCAGGCGGCAGCATCGGGGTGGTGGGAAAGCTGGGCAGTTTGCGCGTCCAACTCCCACAGGTCGGTGAGCGCCAGCGCCAGCGCAGCCTCGAGCGCTGACGAGGAACCCAGCCCGGCACCCACCGGAATCGTCGTATCGATAAACACGTCAACACCACTGAGCTCATGCTGGTGGGCGGATGCCGCCATCACCTCCTGCACAATCGCCAGCGCCAGACGGCTCCACCCCGCAATCTCGCTGGTGTCGAGCTCATCGAGCTCCACGGTGATGAGTTCATCAACCAGCGCACTGGCAATACGCACGCTGCGATCGCTGCGGGTGGAGGCGGCCAGCACGGTACGGCGGTTGATGGCAATCGCAAGTTCGGCATCCGTGTCGGGGCTGTTGGCGGTGCCGAGTAGTGTCAGGCGGCCGGGGGCAGACCAGACGCCGGCCGCGGGGTGGCCGAAGACGGCCTCAAAGTCGTTGAGTACGTCGTCGCGAATATCTGACATGGGTTCTTTCTGGTTTGTGAGTTTTACGCCGGTAGGCTGTTGCGGTGAGCGCACCCACCGGAACCCAGTACATCATTACTCGTGCCACTGCGGCGGGGGAGGCGTGGGCGACCGTCACCGAACTTGCCGCGTCCTTGCGCACATTCAGTATCGGCGGTGTTGATCTCATTGAGGGATACGCCGAAACCAAGCTGCCTCCCTTTGCGGATGGCATCGTGTTGGTGCCGTGGCCGAACCGGGTCGAAGATGGCCAATGGATGCTCGATGACGATCTTCAGCAGCTCGATATCACTGAGGGCGACCGAAACACTGCCATCCATGGGCTGCTGCGCAACACCGGTTACACACTCACCGAGCGTACCGACAGCTCAGTGACACTGGGCGCCACAGTTTTTCCCCAGCATGGGTACCCGTTCCACCTGCATACGACGGTGCGCTACGAACTGATCGAGACAGGGCTGCGCGTTACCCACACCGCCACCAACCTGTCGGAGGCTGCTGCCCCGTATGGACTGGGAACGCACCCGTTCTTCAGGATTGGCAACACTCCCACCGCGGAGCTCACCCTCAGGATGACGGCGGCCACCCACTTCGAGGTGGACGAGCGACTTATTCCGACCGCCGAAGTAGCGGCACCCGGCACCCCGTTCGATTTCAGTGCTGGACGACTCGTGGGTGAGCTAGAACTGGATACCGCATTCGGTGGCGTAGAAGTTGTCGATGGGGTTGCCGTTCGGCTGACCGCACCGGATGGTGGAGAGCTGCGGTTGATGGTCGACGACAACTTCGACTTCATCCAAATCTTCACCACCGACAGCTTTCCCACGCCCACCGGACCGGGGCGCGCTGTTGCCATTGAACCCATGACCGGGGCGCCCAACGCCTTCAACACCGGTCGTGGTTTGTTGTGGCTCGAACCGGGCGTTGAATTCTCTGCCAGCTGGGGAGTGGAATACTCCGCATGAGGTGCTACGAATGAGGGACGCCGCATGAGGTGCCACGCATGAGTCCAGAACCGAAAACACGCGATGTGCGCCGGTGGCGACGCTACCTTGCCGCAGAACGGGCTGAGGCGGCGATCTATCGTGACCTGGCATCCCGCCGCACGGGGGAAGAGCGCGAAATTCTTTTGGCGCTTGCCGCGGCCGAAAAACGCCACGAAGATCACTGGTTGAGACTGCTGGGTGATCGGACTGGGCGACCGCTGCCAACTGATCCGCGCACGAGTCTGCTGGGGCTGCTGGCACGGCGTTTTGGTTCCGTCTTTGTGCTTGCGCTCGCCCAGCGAGCAGAGTCTCGGTCGCCGTATCTGGATGACACCGACGCCACCGATACGATGGCCGCCGATGAGGCTGTGCACGAGGAGGTTGTTCGTGCTCTCGCCACTCGTGGCCGCCAACGTCTCTCGGGCACCTTTCGCGCCGCAGTGTTTGGAGCGAATGATGGGCTCGTCTCCAACCTCGCCCTCGTTCTCGGCATGAGCGCGGCAGGCCTGCCCACCGCGGTGGTGCTGCTCACCGGAGTTGCCGGTCTCCTCGCTGGTGCGCTCTCAATGGCCGCCGGTGAATACGTGTCGGTGCGCTCCCAACTGGAGCTTGAGAACGCCGCCGCGCACGGCCCCATCCCGACGGACTCGGTCACCAATCTCGACGTCGATGAGAACGAATTAGCTCTCGTGTATCGTGCTCGCGGGATGAGCACTCGCGAGGCAGACGTGCACGCGGCAGAAGTGCTGGCGGGCACACCCGCTCAAGCGGTGGCTACGGCGCCAGCGCACAATCCGATCGGCTCAGCTCTCGGAGCGGCGGGCTCAAGTTTCGTGTTCTTTGCCTCGGGCGCGATCATCCCGGTGTTGCCGTACCTGTTCGGTGCTGAGGGGCTCACTGCAGTGTTCATCGCCGCCGGCCTGGTGGGGGTTGCACTACTTCTCACCGGCTCAATTGTTGGTCTGCTTTCGGGTGCATCGCCGTTGAAGCGTGCGCTCCGCCAGTTGGCAATCGGTTATGGTGCCGCCGCGGCCACCTACCTGCTCGGGCTACTATTCGGGGTGAGTGTCGGCTAGCACTGCGACGCCATTAATGATGGGGAGGTCGCGATGACAACAGCACTGATCGTGGTGGATGTGCAGCTCGGCTTCGACGACGCCGACTACTGGGGCGAGCGCAACAATCCCGACTGCGACTCCAACATCGGCATGCTGATCGGGCATTGGCGTCGCCAGGGTTGGCCGATCGTCTACGTTCGACATGATTCAGCGGATGCCGCTTCGCCGCTTCACCCGAGCTCTCCCGGCAATCGGTTTAGGGATGTGCTCTCGGGAACGCCCGATCTGCTGGTGTCGAAGACGGTGAACTCGAGTTTTCATGGCAGCCCCGATCTGGGTGCGTGGCTGACAGCATCCGGGATCAACTCCATTGCGATCTGCGGCATCACAACGAACCACTGCTGCGAAACCACCGCGCGGGTGGGAGGCAATCTCGGCTATGACGTGACGTTTGTTGTGGATGCCACCCACACGTTTGATCGCGTCGGACCGTTCGGCGAAGAGATCGCCGCCGATGAACTCTCGACGATCACCGGGGTGAACCTGCACGGGGAATTTGCGCGAGTCGTGGTGACGCACGACCTCCTGGGTGCCGCTCCGGACGGCTTCGACGCCTAGCCGAGCGCGCCCAGCCGATCCGTGCGTTTTCAGCGCTGAAGGTTATGCTGGAACGAGCTAACGGCACGCCGATAATCGGGCGGCCGGGCATCTCAGCCAGGCTCGAACGACGGGGCCCCATGATCGATCATGTTTCTTCTCCTGCGGTGGTGAATCGCGACGATGTTGTTGTGCACGATGGACTGCTTGCGCTCACGAATAACACTCTGACGCCGCGCGAGGCTGCCACCGCAGACCTCCTGTTTCTTCGCGGTGTGCTCGACGACGCGAACATCCCGTTTTTGCTGGTGCGGGGTGGGGGCGATGCGGCGGTGTTGGCTGTTGACTGGAAAGATCGCAAGGCGCTGACGGTTGCGTTGGTGGCGGCCTGCCAGAATGAGCCGTTTTATGTGAAGCCTGCGCGCATCAAGGAGACGGGTAAGCCGGTCGCGTCGGATGTTCGCGATAGCCCCGTGCTGGTTGCGGATGGCGTGCTCACCTCGGCGATTAAGGCGAAAGCCATGGTGTTGTTTCGCCCGCGGGTGGAGCCTGCGGGTCGCATACGTTTTGATGTGTCGTTTTGTGTGCGGGTGGAGCTGTGGGAGTACGTGCGGGATGAGGTTGTGGCTCCCAACCCCAATGCGCTGATGCGCCGTTGGTTGCCACGCTCCGAAGCGATTGCCGCCACCGTTGAGTTGCATAATCAGACGTGGCCAACATTGCAGGGCATGTTCGATCCACTGGCCAGCGACATCCAGTTTGATATCGACATTGTCTTTTCGTGGGTGGATGGCGCCGAGCTCGAGTGGCAAAAGGCTAGGGCCTCCCAGATGGAGAATTACGTGGTCGGCGAGGGCGACGATTCGGTTGCCCGCTTTCGGCAGTTGGATGAGCTCAAGTACGCCCTGCGTTCCGTCTATCTGTTCGCCCCTTGGATTCGCAATATCTACATTGCCACTGACTCGCCTCGACCGGCGTGGTTGGCCGAGCATCCGCGGGTCACGTTGGTGCGCAGTGAGGGCTTCTTCGCTAACCACGACGATCTGCCCACCCATAACTCGCATGCTGTGGAAAGCCAGTTGCACAACATTCCGGGGCTGAGCGAACACTTCTTGTATTCCAACGATGACATGTTTTTTGGTCGCCCGGTGAGCGCTGCGGCCTTCTTTACACCTGGCGGCGTCTCGAAATTCATTGAGGCGCGCACCCGCATCGGTTTGGGGGAGAGCAGCGTTGAGCGTTCCGGGTTTGAGAATGCGGCTCGCGTCAACCGCCGCTTGTTGCAGCAAAAGTTCGGTGCAACGATCACCCGCCACTTGGAGCATGCGGTAACGCCGCTGCGCGTGTCAGTGATGAAAGAACTTGAGCGCGAGTTTCCTGACGATTTTGCTCGCACGAGCGCGAGCGCGTTCCGTCAGGCGACAGACATTTCGGTGACCAACTCGCTGTACCACTATTACGCGCTGCTGAGCGGTAAGGCGATGGTGCAGGCGGATGCCAAGGTTAAGTACATTGACACGACGTCGCTTGATGGGTTGAGAAAGATGCGGTCGCTGCTGCGTAAACGCTCAAGCGACTTTTTCTGCCTCAATGACGGCAGCTTCCCGGAGCTTTCGGCGGAAGATCGAGCAGCGGCACTGCGGTCG
It encodes the following:
- a CDS encoding stealth family protein, with protein sequence MIDHVSSPAVVNRDDVVVHDGLLALTNNTLTPREAATADLLFLRGVLDDANIPFLLVRGGGDAAVLAVDWKDRKALTVALVAACQNEPFYVKPARIKETGKPVASDVRDSPVLVADGVLTSAIKAKAMVLFRPRVEPAGRIRFDVSFCVRVELWEYVRDEVVAPNPNALMRRWLPRSEAIAATVELHNQTWPTLQGMFDPLASDIQFDIDIVFSWVDGAELEWQKARASQMENYVVGEGDDSVARFRQLDELKYALRSVYLFAPWIRNIYIATDSPRPAWLAEHPRVTLVRSEGFFANHDDLPTHNSHAVESQLHNIPGLSEHFLYSNDDMFFGRPVSAAAFFTPGGVSKFIEARTRIGLGESSVERSGFENAARVNRRLLQQKFGATITRHLEHAVTPLRVSVMKELEREFPDDFARTSASAFRQATDISVTNSLYHYYALLSGKAMVQADAKVKYIDTTSLDGLRKMRSLLRKRSSDFFCLNDGSFPELSAEDRAAALRSFLDEYYPIAAPWELPEAE